Proteins from a single region of Deltaproteobacteria bacterium:
- a CDS encoding response regulator transcription factor produces the protein METQTHSKPATVETKRKILLVEDEQDIRELVRYNLETEGFSVVEASDGEIALKLAASERPALVILDLMLPGIPGLEVCRLLRTKEVTVQIPVLMLTARASEVDKVLGLEMGADDYVTKPFSPRELVARVKAVLRRTYGPTLDRPHEVYNKGRLHIDYDTYEVTLNGHAVQLGLREFELLKFFVQYPNRVFSRTQILDLVWGHDAYVEPRTVDVHIRRLRQRVEQDDANPTFILTVRGVGYKCNPDALKE, from the coding sequence ATGGAAACACAAACACACAGTAAGCCAGCAACCGTTGAAACAAAACGCAAGATTCTGCTTGTCGAAGACGAACAAGATATTCGTGAACTGGTTCGTTACAATCTGGAAACCGAAGGATTTAGCGTAGTCGAAGCAAGTGACGGTGAGATTGCCTTAAAGCTGGCGGCCAGTGAAAGGCCAGCGTTAGTGATCCTCGATCTGATGTTGCCCGGTATTCCAGGGTTGGAAGTCTGTCGCTTATTGCGCACGAAAGAAGTAACAGTACAAATCCCGGTGCTCATGCTCACAGCTCGGGCGTCGGAAGTCGACAAAGTGTTAGGTTTAGAAATGGGGGCCGACGACTATGTCACCAAGCCATTCAGCCCGCGCGAACTTGTGGCCCGAGTGAAAGCGGTGCTCCGTCGTACGTATGGGCCAACGCTTGATCGCCCGCATGAGGTGTATAACAAAGGCCGCCTGCATATTGATTACGACACGTACGAAGTAACGCTGAACGGTCACGCCGTGCAACTCGGCCTCCGCGAATTCGAATTGCTCAAGTTCTTCGTACAATATCCAAACCGGGTATTTAGCCGGACCCAGATTCTTGACCTCGTGTGGGGACACGATGCCTATGTCGAACCACGAACCGTTGATGTCCATATCCGCCGCCTGCGCCAGCGGGTGGAACAAGATGATGCGAATCCCACCTTCATTTTGACGGTACGCGGCGTGGGGTATAAATGTAATCCTGATGCCCTCAAAGAATAG
- the phoU gene encoding phosphate signaling complex protein PhoU: protein MPSLHTDRQYEEELQQLRAKILEMGGLVEKQISDAMTALIGRNSPQAQEVIARDHTVNYLDVVTDESCTRLLALHQPAGRDLRLIMTSLKITTDLERIGDIAQNICERALELNQEAPLTFSHDLPRMAEWAQAMLRDSLDAFVREDTELALQVCQRDDAIDSLTAEVFRTMLSHMTQEPQNVSRAMRHLFVAKYLERIADHATNIAEMVIYMAKGKSIRHMSPPPASL from the coding sequence ATGCCATCACTGCACACTGACCGTCAGTATGAAGAAGAACTGCAACAACTTCGGGCGAAAATCCTGGAAATGGGTGGGCTCGTCGAGAAACAGATTTCTGACGCGATGACTGCGCTCATTGGCCGCAACTCGCCGCAAGCACAGGAGGTGATTGCGCGTGACCACACCGTCAATTATCTCGATGTCGTGACCGATGAGAGCTGCACCCGTCTCCTAGCCCTCCATCAGCCGGCAGGGCGCGACCTGCGGCTCATCATGACTAGTCTCAAGATTACCACCGATCTTGAGCGGATCGGTGATATTGCCCAGAACATCTGCGAGCGTGCACTCGAACTCAACCAAGAAGCACCGCTCACGTTCTCTCATGATCTTCCCCGCATGGCGGAGTGGGCACAAGCGATGCTCCGCGACAGCCTCGACGCCTTCGTACGCGAAGACACCGAGTTAGCGTTACAAGTCTGTCAACGTGATGATGCGATCGACAGTTTGACGGCAGAGGTGTTTCGCACCATGCTCTCACACATGACACAAGAACCACAGAACGTGAGTCGTGCCATGCGCCACCTCTTCGTCGCTAAGTACCTTGAGCGGATTGCTGACCACGCCACCAATATTGCCGAGATGGTCATCTATATGGCGAAAGGAAAAAGTATTCGTCATATGTCACCGCCGCCGGCGTCGCTGTAA
- a CDS encoding phosphate ABC transporter ATP-binding protein: MDKQRPLTHAASVTLSQTNGNVHAVESERTVEIEIRDTSLFYGKKQALYDINLDIGRHEVTAFIGPSGCGKSTLLRCLNRLNDLVDGVKVTGSIRLHGQEILDPTLDVTELRKRVGMVFQKPNPFPKTIYENVAYGPRILGIGNKARLDEIVERSLRSAALWEEAKDRLHDNALALSGGQHQRLCIARTIAVEPQVVLMDEPCSALDPIATTKIEELIHELKQNYTIVIVTHNMQQAARVSDYTAFMYLGRLIEFGKTDKLFTTPEKQETEDYITGRFG; the protein is encoded by the coding sequence ATGGACAAACAACGGCCTCTCACTCACGCCGCGTCAGTGACACTCTCGCAAACGAACGGGAATGTGCATGCAGTCGAGTCTGAACGAACAGTCGAAATCGAAATCCGTGACACGTCGCTTTTTTACGGTAAGAAGCAAGCTTTGTACGATATCAACCTGGACATTGGCCGTCATGAAGTGACCGCATTCATTGGCCCTTCGGGATGCGGCAAGTCTACGTTATTGCGTTGCCTCAATCGCCTTAATGACTTAGTCGACGGAGTCAAAGTCACTGGTAGTATCCGCCTGCACGGGCAAGAGATCCTCGACCCCACACTCGATGTTACCGAACTTCGCAAACGAGTCGGTATGGTCTTTCAGAAGCCGAACCCGTTTCCGAAGACCATTTACGAGAATGTTGCTTACGGACCACGCATCCTTGGGATTGGCAACAAAGCCCGACTCGACGAAATCGTCGAACGCAGTCTGCGCAGCGCAGCGCTATGGGAAGAAGCCAAAGATCGCTTGCATGACAATGCGCTGGCTCTCTCTGGTGGGCAACATCAACGCTTATGTATCGCTCGCACCATCGCAGTTGAGCCACAAGTCGTACTGATGGATGAACCTTGTTCTGCACTCGATCCGATTGCAACAACCAAAATAGAAGAATTGATCCACGAACTGAAGCAAAACTACACCATTGTCATCGTCACCCATAACATGCAGCAAGCTGCACGTGTGTCCGATTATACGGCTTTTATGTATCTCGGACGGTTGATAGAATTTGGCAAGACAGACAAGCTCTTTACCACCCCAGAAAAGCAGGAAACAGAAGACTACATCACCGGTCGCTTCGGATAG
- the pstA gene encoding phosphate ABC transporter permease PstA: MIVSLIVIVGANALGFFWPDRLVLAKLKDGSEFLGQIRGHEEILRSTLQAGVPQHRTQFQVANRDLYGSDFRWVNDEEIVSQQQPLGAIYFERWEWGPLFGTLKQITQDGHVIADGPQQSWQKFQELHPRTQEALERTRTIEREDIGDINYHLEKLRLALKSTQGSAGTEQQVTAIEKEMASWQQRYEEKSKELQTLAAENSRYRMVVQAAGGREKEMPISGVVRAFMPNQMSWGQRFGLYCSRLWEFIWHEPRESNTEGGIFPAIFGTVMMVMVMSIIVVPFGVIAALYLREYAKQGPMVRAVRIAVNNLAGVPSIVFGVFGLGFFIYLMGGSIDRLFYSEALPTPTYGTGGILWASLTLALLTVPVVIVSTEESLAAIPREWREGSLALGATKWETIRKVVLPGALPGILTGMILAMARGAGEVAPLMITGVVKLAPNLPLDSYAPFFHMERKFMHLGFHIYDVGFQSPNVEAAKPMVFMTTLLLIAIIVILNLTAITVRNRLRSRMRFGTF; the protein is encoded by the coding sequence ATGATCGTTTCACTGATCGTGATTGTCGGAGCTAATGCGCTGGGGTTCTTCTGGCCGGATCGACTCGTGCTTGCCAAGCTCAAGGATGGGAGCGAGTTCCTTGGCCAAATTCGCGGCCATGAAGAAATTCTGCGCTCCACACTGCAAGCGGGAGTACCGCAACATCGCACGCAGTTTCAAGTCGCAAACCGTGACTTGTACGGCTCTGACTTTCGTTGGGTCAATGACGAGGAGATTGTCTCACAGCAACAACCACTAGGGGCCATATACTTTGAACGTTGGGAATGGGGTCCGCTCTTCGGTACGCTCAAACAGATTACCCAGGATGGACACGTGATTGCCGATGGCCCTCAGCAAAGCTGGCAGAAGTTTCAAGAATTGCACCCGCGAACACAGGAGGCGCTTGAGCGGACCCGTACGATCGAACGCGAGGACATTGGCGACATTAATTACCATCTGGAAAAGCTCCGCTTGGCCCTCAAAAGCACGCAGGGTTCCGCCGGGACAGAGCAACAGGTTACGGCCATAGAAAAAGAGATGGCCTCTTGGCAGCAACGCTATGAAGAGAAATCTAAAGAGCTGCAAACGCTAGCAGCCGAGAACTCACGCTATCGCATGGTCGTACAAGCTGCGGGTGGACGAGAGAAAGAGATGCCGATCTCGGGCGTGGTGCGTGCATTTATGCCCAACCAAATGAGCTGGGGCCAACGCTTTGGTCTCTATTGCTCTCGATTATGGGAGTTCATTTGGCATGAACCGCGCGAATCAAATACCGAAGGCGGCATCTTTCCAGCGATCTTTGGCACGGTGATGATGGTAATGGTTATGAGCATTATCGTCGTTCCGTTCGGCGTGATCGCTGCGCTCTATCTGCGCGAATACGCCAAGCAAGGGCCAATGGTTCGCGCCGTACGTATTGCAGTCAATAATCTCGCCGGTGTTCCATCAATCGTCTTCGGCGTATTTGGGTTGGGATTCTTTATTTATCTCATGGGTGGCAGCATCGACCGCTTGTTCTACTCAGAGGCACTTCCGACACCGACGTATGGAACCGGTGGCATCTTGTGGGCCTCACTCACCTTAGCACTGCTTACAGTCCCAGTGGTGATTGTTTCCACCGAGGAGTCACTAGCAGCAATCCCACGAGAATGGCGCGAGGGCTCACTGGCACTGGGAGCGACGAAGTGGGAAACGATTCGCAAAGTTGTGTTACCTGGCGCGCTTCCTGGGATCTTGACCGGAATGATCCTGGCAATGGCACGCGGAGCCGGAGAGGTTGCTCCACTCATGATCACTGGTGTGGTAAAGCTTGCACCTAACCTGCCGTTAGATAGTTACGCACCGTTCTTCCATATGGAACGCAAATTCATGCACCTTGGCTTTCATATCTACGATGTCGGCTTTCAATCACCCAATGTTGAAGCCGCCAAGCCGATGGTGTTTATGACCACACTCTTGTTGATCGCCATTATCGTGATTCTCAACCTGACCGCCATAACCGTCCGTAACCGCTTGCGTAGCCGTATGCGGTTCGGGACATTCTAA
- a CDS encoding ABC transporter permease subunit yields MNLMEDLQQREREQQQTSHTSVNVRLSVMEDKGRLRRKQLADKTADYLITAGGIAVILSIAAILFVIVAETLPLWKSPTATAVATLNVKQSEQSSRLPLAFGVDEYQSIAYVLHDSGTVDFLTIPGNHLVQRYEITTRQGQRITTAYRNGLAHDIAVGTATGSVIPLRISFTTKLHDGKRTITPEVKEQKVIQVDPQGRAITRLVYHAEDGKVALAALLGPRELLFLAQEERTTPLGETSIEEMRSDLSSSLPADVTTLALDKYHVNLLAGTTTGEVQHWDITDLAAPRLTESFTVSDPPGTHVTALGWLLGDRSLLVGDAAGHVSVWFQVRDPQDPEKMPYHRVHTLRSHSAPVTALAPSPRDKGFLSADTQGHVFLHHATSQQTLLEVRSEQSRIELASFAPKANGIFTLTEAGKLLGWSLYNPHPEVNLRALFGKVWYEGYDKPEYTWQSSSGSDEFEPKFSLVPLAYGTLKGTFYALLLAVPISICAAMYTSQFLHPSLRNLIKPTVEVMAALPSVVLGFFAGLWLAPRVEKMVPGIVLMFFVLPLVTLVASFLWRRLPLSVRSRLKPGVELFFLAPLLVLTVAACAYANGWVEAAFFNGNFPQWLYDTTDIRYDPRNSLVVGFAMGFAVIPIIYTICEDAFSNVPQHLVSGSLALGANRWQTAMRVVLPTASPGVFSAVMIGFGRAVGETMIVLMATGNTPVMDFSAFSGFRALSANIAVEIPEAPHGGTLYRILFLGALLLFVLTFLVNTAAEVVRQRLRERYSKI; encoded by the coding sequence ATGAACCTGATGGAAGATTTACAACAACGAGAAAGAGAACAGCAGCAAACCTCGCACACGTCGGTCAATGTCCGTTTATCCGTAATGGAAGATAAAGGCCGACTGCGACGCAAACAGCTAGCCGACAAAACAGCGGATTACCTTATCACAGCCGGTGGGATCGCGGTCATTCTGAGCATCGCAGCCATTCTTTTTGTCATTGTTGCCGAGACACTTCCGTTGTGGAAATCTCCAACAGCAACCGCAGTCGCAACTCTCAACGTCAAACAGTCGGAGCAATCATCGCGTCTGCCCCTGGCATTCGGTGTCGATGAATATCAATCGATTGCGTACGTGTTGCACGATAGCGGGACAGTCGATTTTCTCACCATTCCCGGTAATCACCTCGTGCAGCGTTACGAAATTACGACCCGACAAGGACAACGGATCACTACGGCATACCGCAACGGGCTCGCGCATGACATCGCTGTCGGTACCGCTACAGGCAGCGTCATCCCACTACGTATAAGCTTTACCACAAAGCTCCACGACGGAAAGCGCACCATTACTCCTGAAGTCAAGGAACAGAAAGTGATTCAGGTCGACCCCCAAGGGCGGGCAATCACTCGACTTGTCTATCATGCAGAAGACGGAAAAGTCGCCCTCGCCGCACTGCTCGGCCCACGTGAGCTGCTATTCCTCGCGCAAGAAGAGCGAACAACGCCATTAGGTGAGACCAGTATCGAAGAAATGCGCTCTGATCTTTCTTCCTCACTCCCAGCAGATGTTACCACCCTCGCGTTGGATAAGTACCATGTAAACCTCTTGGCCGGAACGACAACGGGGGAGGTTCAACACTGGGACATCACTGACCTTGCCGCTCCAAGGTTGACCGAATCTTTCACAGTCAGCGACCCCCCTGGGACACACGTAACTGCCTTAGGCTGGTTGCTCGGCGATCGCTCCTTGCTGGTGGGCGATGCTGCAGGACACGTCAGCGTGTGGTTTCAGGTTCGCGATCCGCAAGATCCAGAAAAGATGCCGTATCATCGCGTCCATACCCTGCGTTCACATTCCGCGCCAGTCACGGCGCTTGCCCCCTCACCACGAGATAAAGGCTTCTTGTCTGCCGATACCCAAGGTCATGTCTTTCTCCATCATGCCACTTCCCAACAAACGCTTCTTGAAGTACGTAGCGAACAGAGTCGGATTGAACTCGCGAGTTTTGCCCCCAAAGCCAATGGAATTTTCACACTCACAGAGGCGGGGAAACTCCTGGGTTGGTCCCTGTATAACCCACATCCAGAAGTCAACCTCAGGGCGCTATTCGGGAAAGTTTGGTACGAAGGCTATGACAAACCTGAGTACACCTGGCAGTCCAGTAGTGGAAGCGATGAGTTCGAGCCAAAGTTTAGCCTGGTTCCCCTTGCCTATGGGACACTCAAAGGCACGTTCTATGCCCTCTTGTTAGCCGTACCGATCAGTATCTGCGCGGCAATGTACACTTCACAGTTTTTGCACCCAAGTTTGCGTAATCTGATCAAGCCAACAGTAGAAGTGATGGCAGCACTGCCGAGCGTGGTGCTCGGCTTCTTTGCCGGCTTGTGGCTCGCACCCAGGGTCGAGAAGATGGTCCCAGGTATCGTGCTCATGTTCTTCGTACTACCGCTCGTAACCCTGGTGGCGTCGTTTCTCTGGCGCAGGCTCCCCCTCTCGGTTCGCAGCCGTTTGAAACCTGGGGTCGAACTCTTTTTTCTGGCTCCGCTTTTAGTGCTCACCGTAGCGGCGTGTGCCTATGCAAACGGTTGGGTTGAAGCAGCATTTTTCAACGGCAATTTTCCGCAATGGCTCTATGATACGACCGATATCCGTTACGACCCACGTAACTCGCTGGTTGTCGGCTTCGCAATGGGGTTCGCCGTTATCCCGATTATCTACACTATTTGTGAAGACGCATTTTCCAACGTCCCACAACATTTAGTATCGGGCTCGTTAGCGCTTGGTGCGAATCGGTGGCAGACCGCGATGCGGGTTGTCTTGCCTACGGCGAGTCCAGGGGTCTTTTCGGCAGTCATGATCGGATTTGGCCGCGCGGTTGGAGAAACCATGATCGTGCTGATGGCAACTGGCAATACACCGGTCATGGATTTCAGTGCATTCAGTGGGTTCCGTGCCCTTTCAGCCAACATCGCGGTGGAGATCCCCGAGGCCCCGCATGGCGGGACCTTATATCGCATCCTGTTCCTGGGAGCCCTGTTGTTGTTTGTACTCACGTTCCTGGTAAACACCGCCGCAGAAGTCGTGCGTCAGCGGTTGCGGGAACGGTATAGCAAAATCTAA
- a CDS encoding phosphate ABC transporter substrate-binding protein, with translation MGTLAAGPANAQEALKVDPAIPAYKAASGISGNLNSIGSDTLNNLMTLWAEGFKKLYPNVNIQIEGKGSSTAPPALIEGTAQLGPMSRPMRGTEVDAFEAKYGYKPTALRTSLDSLAVFVNKDNPIKGLTMQQVDAMFSKTRRCRMPNEAKVWGEVGGDGGWVTSPISLYGRNSASGTYGFFKEHALCNGDYKDTVKEQPGSASVVQGISEDRNGAGYSGIGYATSGVRAVPLATKQGDQFVSANYENVASSKYPLSRALLVYINRAPGQPLDPLVREFAKFIMSKEGQEVVIKDGYYPLPASVVNEELKKLQ, from the coding sequence ATGGGTACCTTAGCAGCCGGTCCAGCGAACGCCCAAGAAGCCTTGAAGGTCGATCCCGCAATTCCAGCCTACAAAGCCGCGAGCGGCATCTCCGGCAATCTCAACAGCATTGGCTCAGATACCTTGAACAACCTGATGACCCTCTGGGCTGAAGGATTCAAGAAGCTCTATCCTAACGTCAACATTCAGATCGAAGGGAAAGGGTCGAGCACCGCGCCGCCAGCGTTGATTGAAGGAACCGCGCAACTTGGACCGATGTCACGCCCGATGCGCGGCACGGAAGTCGATGCCTTCGAAGCGAAATATGGGTACAAGCCAACCGCTTTGCGAACCTCACTCGACTCACTGGCAGTGTTTGTCAATAAAGATAATCCCATCAAGGGGCTAACCATGCAACAGGTTGATGCGATGTTCTCGAAGACTCGCCGCTGCCGCATGCCGAACGAGGCAAAGGTGTGGGGAGAAGTTGGTGGTGATGGGGGCTGGGTCACCTCACCCATTAGCCTCTATGGTCGTAACTCCGCCTCGGGAACCTACGGCTTTTTCAAAGAGCACGCGCTGTGTAATGGCGATTACAAAGACACCGTCAAGGAACAACCTGGTTCAGCCTCAGTCGTGCAAGGGATTAGTGAGGACCGCAATGGCGCCGGCTACAGCGGTATTGGCTATGCTACCTCTGGTGTTCGCGCCGTCCCCTTAGCGACAAAGCAGGGAGATCAGTTCGTTTCAGCGAATTACGAAAACGTCGCCAGTAGCAAGTATCCGTTGAGCCGCGCGCTACTGGTGTACATCAACCGTGCTCCTGGGCAACCACTCGATCCCCTCGTCCGTGAGTTCGCTAAGTTCATCATGAGCAAAGAAGGGCAAGAGGTCGTTATTAAAGATGGTTACTACCCTTTGCCCGCGTCGGTTGTGAATGAAGAGCTGAAGAAGTTGCAGTAG
- a CDS encoding DEAD/DEAH box helicase: MSTFAELGLSPELLRAVRDAEYHTPTPIQEHAIPAVLQGSDVLACAQTGTGKTAGFLLPILQQLAQGQLFSPQLRALVLSPTRELASQTGDNARAYSKYLRLRSTTVFGGVRLGPQIERLRTGVDLLIATPGRLMDLVERGTVKFNKLEVLVLDEADHMLDLGFLPTVRQLLHMLPTSRQTLMFSATMPPEIERLTREMLQSPVIINVGRRATPVEAVRQVLYAVEGEKKRDLLCHLLQHGHMRQVLVFTRTKVRADRLTRHLAQKGRRVATLHGGKSQNARTQALSGFRNGKVEVLVATDIAARGLDVDGISHVVNFDVPPTVEEYVHRIGRTARATATGDAISLVSADEVPFIRTIERGIGSPIPHQIVKGFAPAVDHLQAPARPPLSHAARIANGSIRHFAPRRRAQRSL, encoded by the coding sequence TTGTCGACATTTGCTGAACTCGGGCTTTCGCCCGAATTGTTGCGCGCTGTGCGCGACGCTGAGTATCACACCCCAACCCCGATCCAAGAACACGCTATCCCTGCAGTACTTCAAGGCAGTGATGTTCTGGCTTGTGCGCAAACGGGTACTGGTAAAACCGCCGGATTCTTATTGCCGATCTTGCAGCAGTTGGCACAAGGACAATTATTTTCACCCCAGCTCCGGGCGCTCGTTCTGAGTCCAACGCGTGAGTTAGCCTCGCAGACTGGTGATAACGCACGTGCCTATAGCAAGTATTTGCGGCTTCGTTCCACAACGGTCTTCGGCGGAGTGCGCCTTGGGCCACAAATCGAGCGCTTGCGCACCGGTGTAGATCTCCTCATCGCCACACCAGGGCGACTCATGGATCTTGTCGAGCGTGGCACGGTGAAGTTTAATAAGCTTGAAGTGCTGGTCTTAGATGAAGCTGATCACATGCTTGATCTCGGTTTTCTGCCCACGGTACGGCAGTTACTCCATATGCTCCCTACCTCTCGTCAAACCTTGATGTTCTCAGCCACTATGCCGCCAGAGATTGAACGTCTGACGCGTGAGATGTTGCAATCACCAGTCATCATTAACGTTGGTCGCCGCGCTACGCCAGTCGAAGCTGTCCGCCAGGTCTTGTATGCGGTTGAAGGTGAGAAAAAAAGAGACCTTCTCTGTCATTTGTTGCAGCACGGACATATGCGTCAGGTGCTTGTGTTCACCCGTACGAAAGTTCGTGCCGACCGTCTGACGCGACACTTGGCCCAGAAGGGACGGCGCGTTGCCACGCTCCACGGAGGCAAAAGCCAAAATGCGCGGACGCAAGCCCTGAGTGGGTTTCGCAATGGCAAAGTTGAGGTCTTAGTGGCCACAGATATCGCCGCTCGCGGCCTTGATGTCGATGGTATCTCTCATGTTGTGAACTTTGACGTTCCGCCAACGGTTGAAGAGTATGTGCATCGCATTGGTCGGACAGCGCGCGCAACAGCTACTGGGGACGCGATTTCGCTCGTCTCAGCCGATGAAGTGCCGTTCATTCGTACCATTGAACGCGGCATTGGCAGCCCTATCCCACACCAGATCGTCAAAGGCTTTGCTCCTGCCGTTGATCACTTACAAGCTCCAGCGCGTCCACCGCTGTCTCATGCAGCTCGTATCGCTAACGGCTCGATCCGACATTTCGCCCCCCGTCGTCGTGCCCAGCGATCTTTGTAA
- a CDS encoding RNA-binding protein: MATKLFVGNLSFQATNADLEDLFSQVGAVSSATIIMDKMTGKSRGFGFVEMSTNQEAQQAVARFNGTELHGRALTVNEAKPQEPRGGGGGGRSFGGGNRGGGGRERRW, from the coding sequence GTGGCTACGAAGTTATTTGTTGGCAATCTCTCATTTCAGGCGACGAATGCAGATTTGGAAGATCTTTTTAGCCAGGTCGGTGCGGTCTCATCGGCAACGATCATTATGGATAAGATGACTGGCAAGTCGCGTGGATTTGGGTTCGTGGAGATGTCCACGAATCAAGAAGCGCAGCAGGCGGTAGCACGCTTCAACGGCACGGAGTTGCATGGTCGTGCACTGACGGTCAATGAAGCCAAACCGCAAGAGCCGCGTGGTGGAGGTGGTGGCGGGCGTTCTTTTGGTGGTGGGAATCGTGGTGGTGGTGGTCGCGAACGACGTTGGTAA